From the genome of bacterium:
CAAACGCGCGCCCTCGCGCAAACGCCCGGCGTCCCCGCACCGCGCCTCCCGCCGGCGCGCCGGCCGGCGCCGCTAACGCGCCGCCGGCATCAGAGCATCACGCCGCCGCCGTCGACGACAAACGTCTGCCCGGTGACGAAATCGCTGGCCGCCGACGCGAGGAAGACGACCGTGCCGACGAGGTCGCCGGGCTCCATGACTCGTTTGATCGCCTGCCGCTCCCGCCCGCGCTCGAAGTAGTCGTCCGGGTTGAGCCGCCGGCTCGCGTCGGTGCGCACCAGGCCCGGCGCCACGGCGTTGACGCAGATGTTGTCCGCCCCGAGCTCCTGCGCGAGCACCCGGGTCAGGCCGATCACGGCCGCCTTCGACGCGACGTAGTGGGCGAGGCCGGGCGTGCCGCGGTACACGGACGACGATGACACGTTGATGATCTTGCCGGCCCGCCGGGCGCGCATGTACGGCACGACGGCCTTCGCGCACTGCCAGACGCCCTTGACGTTCACCGCCATGACCGCGTCCCACTCCGCCCCGCTGATCTCGTCGAACGGCTTCTTGCGTCCCAGGTCGCCGTACACGGCCGCGTTGTTGACCAGGATGTCGATCCCGCCGAACCGCCGCGCCGCCTCCTCGGCCAGCCGGACGGCCTCCGACTCGCGGGCCACGTCGGCCCTGACGTAGCACATCGGGATGCCGTCCTGCCCGTCCGGCGCGCGGCGCCACGCCTCGTCGGCGGGCTCGGCGACGTCGGCGGCGACCACGCTCGCCCCCCGTTCGATCAGGGCGCGGGCGTAGACGGCGCCGAGCCCCCGGGCGGCCCCCGTGACGATGGCGGTCTTTCCGGACAGCGGCATGCGACCTCACTCCTCGGCGTCACGACGCGCGGAGGAATTTCCTATACGGATGCCACAATGCCTCTTGAGATCGGGACGACGCCGCGGTCCTGAGGAGGCACACGAGCGCGATGTCGAGGGACGCCCACGAATTCGCGATCGATCTCGTCCGGCGCTCGCACGCCTGGGCCGTCACGTACGCCGCCCGGGAGTACGGCCGCCTCCGGACGCGGCTCCAGACGCAGGGGCTCCTCGAGTACCTGCGCACGCTCATGTGGCGGGAGTACATGCTCGGCGTCCACGTCCCCGCCAAGGCGATGATCCTGCTGCCCGACGACGCGCAAGACCTGAAGCTGCTGCTCGCGCGCCAGATCCAGGACGAGTGGAAGCATTCGCAGATCTTCGCCGAGCGCGTGCGCGCGCTCGGCGGGGATGACGACCTCGGCCGCTTTGCGCCCTCGGACACCGATTGGAAGCTCTACCACGATACCTACGACTGGCCCCACCCCGTCGAACTCGTGACCTCGCTCAACTGTACGGGGGAGGTCCTGATCACCGAGATGTTCCGGATCGTGGTGGATCCGGCGCGGCTGCTCGTGGACGAGCGGACGGCCGAGGTCATCCGCGACGAGATCCTGGCCGACGAACCGTCCGCCCTGGAGAGTTTGGTCGATCCGGTCACGGCGAGGCGCCTCGAGGAGGACGTCATCCCCGACGAAGGCACCCATATCCGCTTCGGCCGCATGATCATGGAGCGCTACTGCACGACGGACGAACTCCAGCGGCGGGCCCTCCGCGTCCAGGAGATCAAGATGGACGCCCTCAAAGCGTCGCACGCGGGGCTCGTCAACCGCGTGCTGGCGGCGCAGTGAGGGGAAAGAAGGTCAGGTCGACGTCGAGCGGTCCGGCGAAATCGAGTTGAGGGCCTCCTCGATGGTCGGGAACATCGGCATCAGCCGGTCCAGGCCCGTGATCGTCAACAGGCGCTGAACGTTTGCCGTGGCCGCGGCCAGGACGATCTGCCCCCCGGCCCCCCGGGCGTCGAGATGCGCCTTGACCAGGACCTTGATCCCCGAAGAGTCGATGTACCGCAGTTCGCGGAGATCGAGGATGACTCCGCGGCCGTCGCTCTCGGCGGCGGCCTGCAGCTGGGCGGACAAATCCGTCGCGTTGCTGAGGTCGATCTCGCCGGTGATGGACAGGCAGACGACGCCGCGCAGAGACTGCTGCCGGAACGCCGCTCGGTTGAATGGATCCTGCGACAATATTGAAGTGTTCCTCCGGCGGCCGCGTAGTGGAACACTTCAACGGTCACCGCGGTCATTGCAATGCTCCCGGGCCCATTCCTGCCGAACGGGTGTATGGTCCGGTCTCCGAGGCCGCGCCACCGGCGGGTGTTCGCTTGACATGAAATGTAAGTTGATGCTAACGTAACTCTCGATGGATCAGGCGCTCAAGGCGCTTGCCGAACCCCGCCGGCGCGAGATCTTGCGGCTGGTCCGCGATCGCGAGCTCCCGGCGGGCGCCATCGCGTCGCGGTTCGAGGGGGTCACCCGGCCGGCCATCTCGCAGCACCTCCGGGTGCTCGTCAACGCGGGCCTGCTCCGCGAGCGACGGGATGGACGCCGCCACCTGTACCGCGCGCGCCGGGAGGCCGTGGCCGATCTTCGCGCCTTTCTCGAGGCGTTTTGGGACGAGCGGCTCGAACGGCTCAAAGCCGCGGCCGAAGAGCACGAAGGGAGGGTGCGACGTACCCCAGGACGCCGGTGAGACGCCGGATCCCAGGCGCCCCGCCGCCCCGCCGGCCGAGGCGCCCGGCGCCGCGCCGGAGGACGCGATCCGGCGCGAGGTGCGGATCGCCGCCTTCCCGGACACGGTGTTTGCGTTCCTCACCGATCCGGCTAAGATCGCCCGCTGGAAGGGCACGCATGCCGTGAGCGACCCCCGGCCGGGCGGCGTCTACCGCGCGGTCATCAACCCCGGCCACATCGTGAGCGGTGAGTACGTGGAACTCGTGCCGAACCGCAAGGTCGTCTATACGTGGGGCTGGGTCGACAGTCCGCAGGTCCCGCCGGGCTCGAGCATCGTCGAGATCATCCTCGTCCCGGATGGCGACGGCACGCTGCTCCGGCTCACGCATCGCCATCTGCCCGCGGCGGCCCGCAAAGGCCACGGCGAAGGCTGGGACCACTACCTCCCGCGCCTGGCCGTGGCCGCGC
Proteins encoded in this window:
- a CDS encoding 3-oxoacyl-ACP reductase family protein → MPLSGKTAIVTGAARGLGAVYARALIERGASVVAADVAEPADEAWRRAPDGQDGIPMCYVRADVARESEAVRLAEEAARRFGGIDILVNNAAVYGDLGRKKPFDEISGAEWDAVMAVNVKGVWQCAKAVVPYMRARRAGKIINVSSSSVYRGTPGLAHYVASKAAVIGLTRVLAQELGADNICVNAVAPGLVRTDASRRLNPDDYFERGRERQAIKRVMEPGDLVGTVVFLASAASDFVTGQTFVVDGGGVML
- a CDS encoding STAS domain-containing protein, with translation MSQDPFNRAAFRQQSLRGVVCLSITGEIDLSNATDLSAQLQAAAESDGRGVILDLRELRYIDSSGIKVLVKAHLDARGAGGQIVLAAATANVQRLLTITGLDRLMPMFPTIEEALNSISPDRSTST
- a CDS encoding metalloregulator ArsR/SmtB family transcription factor, encoding MDQALKALAEPRRREILRLVRDRELPAGAIASRFEGVTRPAISQHLRVLVNAGLLRERRDGRRHLYRARREAVADLRAFLEAFWDERLERLKAAAEEHEGRVRRTPGRR
- a CDS encoding SRPBCC family protein, with protein sequence MRIAAFPDTVFAFLTDPAKIARWKGTHAVSDPRPGGVYRAVINPGHIVSGEYVELVPNRKVVYTWGWVDSPQVPPGSSIVEIILVPDGDGTLLRLTHRHLPAAARKGHGEGWDHYLPRLAVAAPGGDAGPDPWAAGAV